The sequence below is a genomic window from Lepus europaeus isolate LE1 chromosome 20, mLepTim1.pri, whole genome shotgun sequence.
GGGCggagctgcagccacaggccCTGGGCCTGAAGGGAGGTCTGGTCCTGCTGCTGTTGCATTCTGAGGAGGGTCTGGGCACGAGGTACGGCTGGCTTCTTCCTGCGGAGAGGGAgggccttctgcagtgccaggatccggGCCCAAGGTGCTGCCGGCCCTCTCCTGGCAGGGCCGGGACAGTGCCCTGGGAGCAGGTGCTTGGCCAGCTGTGGagccttcctcttcttcttcagtctcaggggtcagctgggggcctggggctgcctgggatggtgctcccccagctgtggagtcctcctcctcttcttcagtctcaggggtcagctgggggcctggggatgCCTGGGATGGTGCTCCCCCAGCTGTGGagtcctcctcttcttcctccttggcCTCAGGGGTCAGCTGGGGGTCTGGGGCTGCCTGGGATGGTGCTCCCCTAGCTGTggagtcttcctcctcctcttcttcctcctcttcttcagcctcaggggtcagctgggggcctggggctgcctgggatggtgctcccccagctgtggagtcttcctcctcttcttcttcagcctcaggGGTCAGCTGGGGGCCCGTGGCTGCCTGGGATGGTGCTCCCCCAGCTGTGgagtcttcctcctcttcttcttcagcctcaggggtcagctgggggcctggggctgcctgggatgGTGCTCCCCCAGCTGTGGAGCCTTCCTCTTCTTCAGCCTCAGGGgtcagctgggggcctggggctgcctgggatggtgctcccccagctgtggagtcttcctcctcttcttcttcagcctcaggGGTCAGCTGGGGGCCCGTGGCTGCCTGGGATGGTGCTCCCCCAGCTGTGgagtcttcctcctcttcttcttcagtCTCAGAGGTCAGCTGGGGGTCTGGGGCTGCCTGGGATGGTGCTCCCCTAGCTGTggagtcttcctcctcctcttcttcagcctcaggggtcagctgggggcctggggctgcctgggatgGTGCTCCCCCAGATGTGgagtcctcctcctcttcttcctccttggcctcaggggtcagctgggggtctggggctgcctgggatggtgctcccccagctgtggagtcttcctcctcttcttcagcCTCAGGGGTCAGCTGGGAGCCCGAGGCTGCTTGGGATGGTGCTCCCCCAGCTGTggagtcttcctcctcctcttcttcctccttggcctcaggggtcagctgggggcccagggctgcctgggatggtgctcccccagctgtggagtcttcctcctcttcttcagcCTCAGGGGtcagctgggagcccagggctgcttgGGATGGTGCTCCCCCAGCTGTggagtcttcctcctcctcttcttcctccttggcCTCAGGGGTCAGCTGGGGGCCCGGGGCTGCTTGGGATGGTGCTCCCCCAGCTGTggagtcttcctcctcctcttcttcctcctcgtCTTCAGTCTCAGGGGTCAGCTGGGGGTCTGGGGCTGCCTGGGATGGTGCTCCCCTAGCTGTggagtcttcctcctcctcttcttcctcctcgtCTTCAGTCTCAGGGgtcagctgggggcctggggatACCTGGGATGGTGCTCCCCTAGCTGTggagtcttcctcctcctcttcttcctcctcgtCTTCAGTCTCAGGGgtcagctgggggcctggggatACCTGGGATGGTGCTCCCCTAGCTGTggagtcttcctcctcctcttcttcctcctcttcttcagcCTCAGGGGTCAGCTGGGGGCCCGGGGCTGCCTGGGATGGTGCTCCCCCAGCTGTGGagtcctcctcttcttccttctcagccccaggggtcagctgggggcctggggctgcctgggatgGTGCTCCCCCAGATGTGGAGTCTTCTTCCTCCTTGGCCTCAGGGGTCAGCTGGGGGCCTGGAGCTGCTTGGGATGGTGCTCCCCCAGCTGTGGaggcctcctcctcttcctcctcctcttcttcctcctcttccttctcagcctcaggggtcagctgggggcctggggctgcctgggatggtgctcccccagctgtggagtcttcctcctcttcttcagcCTCAGGGgtcagctgggagcctggggatACCTGGGATGGTGCTCCCCCAGCTGTGgaatcatcttcctcctcctcttcttcagcCTCAGAGGTCAGCTGGGGGCCCGGGGCTGCCTGGGATGGTGCTCCCCCAGCTGTGGAGTCCTCCTCTTCTTCAGTCTCAGGGgtcagctgggggcctggggctgcctgggatggtgctcccccagctgtggagtcttcctcctcctcttcttcctcctcttcttcagcCTCAGGGGTCAGCTGGGGGCCCGGGGCTGCCTGGGATGGTGCTCCCCCAGCTGTggagtcttcctcctcctcttcttcctcctcttcttcagcCTCAGGGGTCAGCTGGGGGCCCGGGGCTGCCTGGGATGGTGCTCCCCCAGCTGTggagtcttcctcctcctcttcttcctcctcttcttcagcCTCAGGGGTCAGCTGGGGGTCTGGGGATACCTGGGATGGTGCTCCCCCAGCTATGGAGTCCTCCTCTTCTTCAGTCTCAGGGTTCAGCTGAGGACCCGGGGATGCCTGGGATGGTGCTCCCCCAGCTGTGGAGtctgcctcctcttcttcttcagcctcaggGGTCAGCTGGGGGTCTGGGAATACCTGGGATGGTGCTCCCCCAGCTGTGGAGTCCTCTTCTTCCTTAGCCTCAGGGGTCAGCTGGGGACCCgtggctgcctggggctgtgcTCTGGCGGCAGGTGCTCCCCCAGCTGTGGaatcatcttcctcttcctccttgacctcaggggtcagctgggggcctggggctaCCTGCAGGGCAGGGGGGCTCTTGGAGGCTGTGGCCTCCTGGCCTGAAGCGAGATCCTCTTCTGCTATTTCCATCatcaagtcttggctctgggTGCTACAGGCCTCTTGCTCTGAGACCCGAGGGGTGGGCGTGGCGCCGGCGGCCTCCAGACCGCAGGACTCGGGCCCTTCTGGAGTGTGCGGCTGCTCGGCGGCAGCCCTGCGTCCCCGCTCTGCCTTCTGGGTGCCCTCCTGGAATGGGGCGCTGGGCTGGGCATGGGGCTCCCCGCTGTACAGCCTCTCGTCGTCGGCCCCTGTGTAGGAGGCCGAGTCGCTGTCCGATGAGGCGGCCGAGGTGTCGTCCCGGAAGGCAAAAGCCTCGTCCATGCCCTCTGTGATGGACAGGTCGGACAGCGACTGCAGGAAGGAGGTGGACGTGCTGTCGTCCTCGCCCTCCCCGGCCAGGTCCCTGCCCGGGGCCGGAGCTGCCCCCaccgcctcctcttcctcctccacctcctcctcttcctcctcctcctcctcctctgggtgCAGCGGTGTCACCTCCATGGCCTCCACCTGGAAGATGAGGCTGCCCTGGAAGGGCAGGAGGGCCGCGGGGATCATGGGGTCATTGGCCAGGAAGTCCAGGTCGAAGAAGTGGTCCTCCTGGCCCCACgaagagctgctgtctgcagagaGACTGGACTCGGTGGACGGGGCTCCCGGCGGCCTGGACGGGCTCGGCTCTCCTTCGTCCACCACGGACCCTGGCGGGGAGAGGCCCCAGCTGGAGGGGAAGTCCAGCCCTTCGGCCAGCGCCAGCAGGCTGAGGGAACAGGATGGTGACGAGGCCCAGCTGTCCCCGTCGGCCGTGATGTAGGAGCCCGAGGGCGAGTCCAGCTCGGGCtcggagtcccagctgtccccgTGGCTGGGGAACAGGGAGTAGGTGGTCtcggtgggggtggagggaggtgtGAAGAAGGAAtcagggtctgggggaggggaaggcacaGGAGGGTCACCCTGAGAACACGGCTCGGGGGGTGGGTGCAGGCCGGCACGCCCACCTTCCCGGTCCCTGAGCGCGGGCCCGGCTGCCCAAGGCGAGGCGGGGGCCTGGCACGTTTCCTCGCCCATCACGATCCGGGGCTCCAGGCTCGAGGGCAGCGCCtctggggacagagcctgggacGGCGGGCCCTCGGGGAGGAGTGTGGGGCTCGGGCCGCCTTCTGCTGCGTCTGCCCAGGCCGAGGAGGCCCCGCCAGGCCCTGCATCCCAGCTGGCGCCCTCGGGCTGGGGCCGGGCGCCCGGCTTGCTGGGCAGGAACGAGAGGGCCAGGGGACTGGGCCCTGGCATcagggcctggggctcctgcaggtCCCCTCTCGGGATGGTGGCGGCAGCCGCATCACAGGAGA
It includes:
- the NACAD gene encoding NAC-alpha domain-containing protein 1 — encoded protein: MPGEAARAELLLPEAGGPGPRTDLSCDAAAATIPRGDLQEPQALMPGPSPLALSFLPSKPGARPQPEGASWDAGPGGASSAWADAAEGGPSPTLLPEGPPSQALSPEALPSSLEPRIVMGEETCQAPASPWAAGPALRDREGGRAGLHPPPEPCSQGDPPVPSPPPDPDSFFTPPSTPTETTYSLFPSHGDSWDSEPELDSPSGSYITADGDSWASSPSCSLSLLALAEGLDFPSSWGLSPPGSVVDEGEPSPSRPPGAPSTESSLSADSSSSWGQEDHFFDLDFLANDPMIPAALLPFQGSLIFQVEAMEVTPLHPEEEEEEEEEEVEEEEEAVGAAPAPGRDLAGEGEDDSTSTSFLQSLSDLSITEGMDEAFAFRDDTSAASSDSDSASYTGADDERLYSGEPHAQPSAPFQEGTQKAERGRRAAAEQPHTPEGPESCGLEAAGATPTPRVSEQEACSTQSQDLMMEIAEEDLASGQEATASKSPPALQVAPGPQLTPEVKEEEEDDSTAGGAPAARAQPQAATGPQLTPEAKEEEDSTAGGAPSQVFPDPQLTPEAEEEEEADSTAGGAPSQASPGPQLNPETEEEEDSIAGGAPSQVSPDPQLTPEAEEEEEEEEEEDSTAGGAPSQAAPGPQLTPEAEEEEEEEEEEDSTAGGAPSQAAPGPQLTPEAEEEEEEEEEEDSTAGGAPSQAAPGPQLTPETEEEEDSTAGGAPSQAAPGPQLTSEAEEEEEEDDSTAGGAPSQVSPGSQLTPEAEEEEEDSTAGGAPSQAAPGPQLTPEAEKEEEEEEEEEEEEASTAGGAPSQAAPGPQLTPEAKEEEDSTSGGAPSQAAPGPQLTPGAEKEEEEDSTAGGAPSQAAPGPQLTPEAEEEEEEEEEEDSTARGAPSQVSPGPQLTPETEDEEEEEEEEDSTARGAPSQVSPGPQLTPETEDEEEEEEEEDSTARGAPSQAAPDPQLTPETEDEEEEEEEEDSTAGGAPSQAAPGPQLTPEAKEEEEEEEDSTAGGAPSQAALGSQLTPEAEEEEEDSTAGGAPSQAALGPQLTPEAKEEEEEEEDSTAGGAPSQAASGSQLTPEAEEEEEDSTAGGAPSQAAPDPQLTPEAKEEEEEEDSTSGGAPSQAAPGPQLTPEAEEEEEEDSTARGAPSQAAPDPQLTSETEEEEEEDSTAGGAPSQAATGPQLTPEAEEEEEEDSTAGGAPSQAAPGPQLTPEAEEEEGSTAGGAPSQAAPGPQLTPEAEEEEEEDSTAGGAPSQAATGPQLTPEAEEEEEEDSTAGGAPSQAAPGPQLTPEAEEEEEEEEEEDSTARGAPSQAAPDPQLTPEAKEEEEEDSTAGGAPSQASPGPQLTPETEEEEEDSTAGGAPSQAAPGPQLTPETEEEEEGSTAGQAPAPRALSRPCQERAGSTLGPDPGTAEGPPSPQEEASRTSCPDPPQNATAAGPDLPSGPGPVAAAPPVPPQALLPDCPTAGCPAGPEAVAASGLQAPGTKDAELASQNQQGVALRARPALEHKSTAPPAGPVLTVMDQAQQDDPELAAEAENASPTSGMEAPGPPEPAFDTGGAAAAPEREESSRAHVHTSDQAEKQRRGGPKPLAQGHGGPRSAPPGAGETPGVSQGQPPSPAREGKRPSGKSTSRPKLPTAKLAESGLGSCSKAPARAASRLGRGCPEEPALSTPCRQPEPVLGLGRSQVVPSVLSPTPPQPPEDPARALPTAPQHRHPGSLGPCLCQHPQDSLDHEEPPDSPAPPTSKARAQRATAAASGTPRLTGPRQQAGLAARSPLPSPEAAPTDAKDVASGPLPPCQVPPPPGPSSLADAPGAPAPEQQDEDSPEEDSPRAPGSGQHSDSHGESSAELDEQDVSAPQPAQCPVQAPSSEDTIAKAKQSRSEKKARKAMSKLGLRQIQGVTRITIQKSKNILFVIAKPDVFKSPASDTYVVFGEAKIEDLSQQVHKAAAEKFKVPSEPSALVPESLPGPRVRPECEEEEEEEEEEEEVDEAGLELRDIELVMAQANVSRAKAVRALRDNHSDIVNAIMELTM